A single Carcharodon carcharias isolate sCarCar2 chromosome 39 unlocalized genomic scaffold, sCarCar2.pri SUPER_39_unloc_1, whole genome shotgun sequence DNA region contains:
- the LOC121274854 gene encoding histone H3-like isoform X2 — protein sequence MSGRGKTGGKARSKARSRSSRAGLQFPVGRVHRLLRKGNYAERVGAGAPVYLAAVLEYLTAEILELAGNAARDNKKTRIIPRHLQLAVRNDEELNKLLGGVTIAQGGVLPNIQAVLLPKKTKQTARKSTGGKAPRKQLATKAARKSAPATGGVKKPHRYRPGTVALREIRRYQKSTELLIRKLPFQRLVREIAQDFKTDLRFQSSAVMALQEASEAYLVGLFEDTNLCAIHAKRVTIMPKDIQLARRIRGERA from the exons ATGTCTGGAAGAGGAAAGACCGGTGGGAAAGCTCGGTCCAAGGCCAGGTCTCGCTCCTCCCGGGCCGGACTGCAGTTCCCGGTGGGTCGCGTTCACAGGCTGCTGAGGAAGGGTAACTACGCTGAGCGTGTGGGTGCCGGAGCCCCGGTCTATCTGGCCGCCGTGCTGGAATACCTGACGGCTGAAATCCTCGAGCTGGCCGGTAACGCGGCCCGGGACAACAAGAAGACCCGCATCATCCCCAGGCACCTGCAGCTGGCCGTCCGCAACGACGAGGAGCTGAACAAGCTGCTGGGAGGGGTGACCATCGCTCAGGGCGGGGTGCTGCCTAATATCCAGGCCGTGCTGCTGCCCAAGAA GACCAAGCAGACAGCGCGCAAGTCGACCGGAGGGAAAGCTCCCCGCAAGCAGCTGGCGACCAAAGCTGCCCGCAAGAGCGCTCCAGCCACGGGCGGCGTGAAGAAGCCCCATCGCTACAGGCCCGGCACTGTGGCTCTGCGGGAGATCCGCCGCTACCAGAAATCCACCGAGCTGCTGATCCGCAAACTGCCCTTCCAGCGCCTGGTGCGGGAgatcgctcaggacttcaagaccGACCTGCGCTTCCAGAGCTCGGCCGTCATGGCCCTGCAGGAGGCCAGCGAGGCTTACCTGGTGGGGCTCTTTGAGGACACCAACCTGTGCGCCATCCACGCCAAGCGGGTCACCATCATGCCCAAAGACATCCAGCTGGCGCGCCGCATCCGCGGGGAGCGCGCCTAA
- the LOC121274854 gene encoding histone H2A-beta, sperm-like isoform X3, with the protein MSGRGKTGGKARSKARSRSSRAGLQFPVGRVHRLLRKGNYAERVGAGAPVYLAAVLEYLTAEILELAGNAARDNKKTRIIPSRQRASRPEGKLPASSWRPKLPARALQPRAA; encoded by the exons ATGTCTGGAAGAGGAAAGACCGGTGGGAAAGCTCGGTCCAAGGCCAGGTCTCGCTCCTCCCGGGCCGGACTGCAGTTCCCGGTGGGTCGCGTTCACAGGCTGCTGAGGAAGGGTAACTACGCTGAGCGTGTGGGTGCCGGAGCCCCGGTCTATCTGGCCGCCGTGCTGGAATACCTGACGGCTGAAATCCTCGAGCTGGCCGGTAACGCGGCCCGGGACAACAAGAAGACCCGCATCATCCCCAG CAGACAGCGCGCAAGTCGACCGGAGGGAAAGCTCCCCGCAAGCAGCTGGCGACCAAAGCTGCCCGCAAGAGCGCTCCAGCCACGGGCGGCGTGA